The segment ACCGCGGTGAGCGAACCGACGCTCAAGATCGTCACGTCGGTCGTTTCATCCGCATCGGTGATGACGATCGCCGCGTGGCCCTTCATGTAGGCGACGTCCGGCTGGTTGTAGCGCGAAGCGACAGCGGGGCCTGATTCGCCCGTAAGCACCACGGTCAGCGTGCCCGCGCCGGAAAACTCCACCTGTACGATGTCGTCGTTCAAATCCACGAACGAGATGCGGCTGACCTGCCCGGGATCGGCGGTGATGCTCGCCACGCGCCCGCGCAGCAGCAGCTGGTCGTACGTATTGCCGTTCGGGTGCCGGATGTCGGGGCCTATCTCCTGCGCATCGCCGAAAAGTTTCAACCCGAGGAGCCCCAGTTTCGGCCCGACGATCACGGTCGGACTCGAGCGAACGCCGGTGTCGTTCGTCGCGGTCACGTGGTACAAGCCCGTGTCGGACAGACCGCCCGGGATCGTCAACGCGCTCGTCACACGATCGTGGCTGGGCGTCAGCGTCACCGGATGCACGGTATCGGCCAGCCCGTCGTGGTACCACGTCAACGCAGGCAGCGGATTGCCCGAGCCGATCCCGTAAAGGGTACTGAGTTGGCCTGGCAAAAACGACAAATTCGACGGCGCGTACTCGCCGAGGAATGCTGGCGCGGCCGGCGTGGTCGTAACGGCGAGCGCGATCGGCGCGGAGGTCACCGCTCCGTGCGCATTCGTGATCGTCACGGTGTAGTCGCCCGCGTCGGCTGGCCCGGTCGCAGCAACGGTGTACGACGCCTCGGTCGCGCCGACGATGGGGACGCCGTTCTTGCTCCATTGATAGGTGACGGGCAGAAGTCCGCCCGCAGTGACCGCCAGCGTGGCGCGGCCTCCCACCGAGAGCGCGCCCGAGGCGGAATTCGTGGAGGCAAGCACCTTGGGCACGGGATCGACGCTCGGGCTGGTCGGCTCCGTCCGCTGCAGCTGCACGAGGGTCTGATAGCCCGCGTTGTGATCGAGCGCCGTCAGCCGGCCATTCGCGCTCACCTCCACCGCCACGGGAAAATGCGAGTGCGGTATGTCCGCGCGCACGCGCGTCTCGGCCGGCGCGCCCACCGCGCGCAGCGCGTCGTACAGCACGCCGCCGACCTCGCGGGTGTGAAAGCGATCGGTTGGCCACACGTCCCCACCCTCGTAACGATACTCACCGCGGCCGTTCTGGTCGTAGCGCACAAACGACAGCGTGTAAGGGATCGGACTGCCCCGCCGCGAACCGATCACCACGACGCCGCCATCCGGCAGCGGCACGAGCGCCCGCATGATGTCGGGCAGCGCAATCTCGCGGATCTCGAACCCGGCGTCCTGCAGCCCGTCAGGCTTGTAACGATAGACGGTAAGCACCGGATCCTCCGGGATGCTCGGCGCGCGTGCGACGGCGAACACGGCGCCTTCGGGCGCGACAGCGAACACGCCGCGCCCGTCGCTGTCGTCGGTGTTTGAGGGCACGACCACGGGAGTGTAGGTGGGGTCCGGATTGCCATCCGGATCGAACCGGTCGAGCCGGTACATCGTAGTCGTAGCGGTGAGGGCGTGCAGTCGATAGATTCGGCCGGCCGCGTCGACCTGGACTTCGCCGGTAGCCAGTGGGAAGCCAGCGTCCAGCGAGCCGTCGGCGTTGAACCGCCGCAGGGGACCCGCTTCGCCGCCGGGAGCGAACGTGGCGAGCACCTTGCCGGCGGGTTGCACGACCAGTGAGACCACGCTCGAGCCGTTTTGCGCGGGCGCAAACGTCGGGTCGAGCGAGCCGTCCGCATTCAGCCGCACGAACCCGTTGCTGACCTGCGTGCCGTTAACATGGTCGACGTCGCCGGCGATCACGAGCTTGCCGTCGGGCTGCCGCGCGAACGCGGTGATCCGTGCCTGCGCGCGGACCACCGGCTGGTAAGCAGCGTCGATGGTGCCGTCGGCGAGCACGTGCGTGATCCAGTGATCCGCCGCCGCACGGGCATGGGTCAGCGGCGAGGCGAAGTAGAACGTGCCATCGGCCGCGAGCACGGGCATCGTGACACTGACCTCCGTGATGAGAGCGAAGCTGCTGTCGATCGTGCCGTCGGGATTCAGTCGCTTCACGCCGGGCGCAGGTCCGTCATACGCGTGGTAGATGATCTTCCCGTCGCTTTGTTGCGGACCGAAAATTACCTGTTCGCCGAGCACCGCCGAATGGAAGCTCGGATCGTGGGAGCCATCGGCATTCACGCGCAGGATGCCGCGCGGCAGCCCGGGGCCGAGGATCGAGGTATTGGCATAGCTCACCAACATCCGACCATCGCTCTGCGGGTAGACACGTTGCGGATCTGCGTGGTCGGGGAACGGTACCGCGTTGGCGTTGAGCGTCGGGTCCACGGTTCCGTCCGCGAGCAGCCGCGCGAGCCCGTGGAGATTCGCAGCGCCGAGATTCACAAACGAGCCCGCCACCATGAACCGGCCGTCAGCGAGCACCGTCACGCTGAAGTGCTCCCACTCGCCCGCGAGACTCGTTTCCTGAAACGGTGACGTGAACGAACTCGAGACCGTGCCGTCGGCGTTCAGCACGCACAGCCGGGTCTGCCGGAGGCCGTCGACGGTGAGAAAATTGCCCGTCAGGAGGATGCGGTCGCCGGCCTGCAGCTGGGCGCTGATCGCGATCGTTCCCGGGTCAAAGATGGGGGAATGAAACGTGGCGTCGCTCGAACCGTCGGGCCTGAGCCGCACCAGCGTACTGGCGGCGGTCGTGCCTTCCGTGCGCGTGTGCCAGACAAGCACCCGACCATCAGCGTAAGCGACGAGTGGCCAGTGAATCCCGTCCGGCGCCAACACAAAGGAGTCGTCCACCGATCCGTCGGCGTTCAGCCGCGTCAGTCCGGAAGGACGCAGCACACCGTTGAGGTAGGTTGTGACCGGGTCCTGCGAGACGATGAGCTTGCCGCTCGGCGTGGCGAGCAACTGCACGGACCGCGGCCGGGTGGAGCTTTCGAGCACCGCAGTGAACGCGGGATCGG is part of the Opitutus terrae PB90-1 genome and harbors:
- a CDS encoding immunoglobulin I-set domain-containing protein — translated: MNSRSRMVLVVVLLALGLAPARAEYWETDPAFTAVLESSTRPRSVQLLATPSGKLIVSQDPVTTYLNGVLRPSGLTRLNADGSVDDSFVLAPDGIHWPLVAYADGRVLVWHTRTEGTTAASTLVRLRPDGSSDATFHSPIFDPGTIAISAQLQAGDRILLTGNFLTVDGLRQTRLCVLNADGTVSSSFTSPFQETSLAGEWEHFSVTVLADGRFMVAGSFVNLGAANLHGLARLLADGTVDPTLNANAVPFPDHADPQRVYPQSDGRMLVSYANTSILGPGLPRGILRVNADGSHDPSFHSAVLGEQVIFGPQQSDGKIIYHAYDGPAPGVKRLNPDGTIDSSFALITEVSVTMPVLAADGTFYFASPLTHARAAADHWITHVLADGTIDAAYQPVVRAQARITAFARQPDGKLVIAGDVDHVNGTQVSNGFVRLNADGSLDPTFAPAQNGSSVVSLVVQPAGKVLATFAPGGEAGPLRRFNADGSLDAGFPLATGEVQVDAAGRIYRLHALTATTTMYRLDRFDPDGNPDPTYTPVVVPSNTDDSDGRGVFAVAPEGAVFAVARAPSIPEDPVLTVYRYKPDGLQDAGFEIREIALPDIMRALVPLPDGGVVVIGSRRGSPIPYTLSFVRYDQNGRGEYRYEGGDVWPTDRFHTREVGGVLYDALRAVGAPAETRVRADIPHSHFPVAVEVSANGRLTALDHNAGYQTLVQLQRTEPTSPSVDPVPKVLASTNSASGALSVGGRATLAVTAGGLLPVTYQWSKNGVPIVGATEASYTVAATGPADAGDYTVTITNAHGAVTSAPIALAVTTTPAAPAFLGEYAPSNLSFLPGQLSTLYGIGSGNPLPALTWYHDGLADTVHPVTLTPSHDRVTSALTIPGGLSDTGLYHVTATNDTGVRSSPTVIVGPKLGLLGLKLFGDAQEIGPDIRHPNGNTYDQLLLRGRVASITADPGQVSRISFVDLNDDIVQVEFSGAGTLTVVLTGESGPAVASRYNQPDVAYMKGHAAIVITDADETTDVTILSVGSLTAVNQGLFKPTTEYDGVADIAYLAILSRNTFFGSVRAGNVSFFGTRGFTGIHAPEVAFVGSVFVGDIDAHDDATPVLTLGSSFDTAITGGNLEQANGRAVIVTGGVRSVRFVAGTTSHNVLLPAQHNRARLVHDGEDVTDRIVSNPSP